One genomic window of Silurus meridionalis isolate SWU-2019-XX chromosome 22, ASM1480568v1, whole genome shotgun sequence includes the following:
- the b9d1 gene encoding B9 domain-containing protein 1, giving the protein MTTNNPSVFLLMVNGQIETANFPEYDDLYCKYCFVYGHDWAPTAGLEEGISQITSKGRDSSQSLVWNFPLDITFKSTNPFGWPQIVVSVYGPDTFGNDVVRGYGAVHVPFTPGKHTRTIPMFVPESTSRLQRFTSWLMGRRPEFTDPKVVAQGEGREVTRVRSQGFVTIQFNIVTKDMKKLGYDVTPAEQTPAGRPAGP; this is encoded by the exons ATGACCACAAATAACCCCTCCGTTTTTCTTCTCATGGTTAATGGACAAATCGAAACAGCTAAT TTTCCCGAATATGATGACTTATATTGCAAGTATTGCTTTGTATATGGACACGACTGGGCTCCTACAGCA GGTCTCGAAGAGGGAATATCCCAAATAACATCGAAAGGAAGAGATTCCTCTCAGAGCCTGGTGTGGAACTTCCCCCTGGACATTACTTTCAAAAGCACCAATCCATTTGGCT GGCCTCAGATTGTGGTGAGCGTGTATGGGCCGGACACTTTCGGAAATGACGTAGTCCGGGGTTACGGAGCAGTGCACGTCCCATTTACACCTGGAAA ACACACAAGGACAATCCCGATGTTTGTTCCCGAGTCTACATCAAGACTGCAGAGATTCACAAG CTGGTTGATGGGAAGACGTCCTGAATTCACAGATCCTAAAGTTGTCGCTCAGGGAGAGGGAAGAGAAG TAACCAGGGTGCGCTCTCAGGGCTTCGTAACCATCCAGTTTAACATTGTTACCAAGGACATGAAGAAGCTGGGATATGACGTCACACCCGCAGAGCAAACACCAGCAGGTCGCCCGGCAGGACCCTGA